Proteins from a single region of Salvelinus fontinalis isolate EN_2023a chromosome 15, ASM2944872v1, whole genome shotgun sequence:
- the LOC129811477 gene encoding cell cycle control protein 50A-like, whose translation MIASNYNAKEEDGHQPGATGHVGAGTMTNKKPDNTAFKQQRLPAWQPILTAGTVLPAFFVIGLIFIPIGVGLFVTSNNIKEFEIDYTGVDMSNPCYNCSQSYSWNNTKSCTCSVPFSLDQPFESNVFMYYGLSNFYQNHRRYVKSRDDSQLNGDKTSLQSPSKECEPYRSNDKPIAPCGAIANSLFNDTLDLYYIDPNGSRTAIPLVKKGIAWWTDKHVKFRNPSGNNNLTVVFQGTSKPVNWRKPVFELDPSDSDNNGFINEDFIVWMRTAALPTFRKLYRIIQKKPNNMTPTLPRGEYILEVTYNYPVRSFDGRKRMILSTISWMGGKNPFLGIAYITVGSVCFCLGLVLLGIHYRYGKRNNSADISS comes from the exons ATGATAGCGTCTAACTACAACGCTAAGGAAGAGGACGGACACCAGCCTGGTGCTACGGGCCATGTAGGCGCAGGAACTATGACAAATAAAAAGCCGGACAACACTGCGTTCAAACAGCAAAGACTGCCCGCTTGGCAACCTATTTTGACAGCGGGCACTGTTCTTCCTGCTTTCTTTGTAATTGGTCTCATCTTCATCCCCATCGGCGTTGGGCTTTTCGTGACGTCAAACAACATCAAAGAGTTcgag ATTGATTACACTGGTGTTGACATGTCAAATCCGTGCTACAACTGTTCTCAAAGCTACAGCTGGAACAACACAAAGTCATGTACCTGTTCTGTACCCTTCTCTCTGGATCAACCATTTGAG AGCAATGTCTTCATGTACTATGGATTGTCCAACTTTTATCAGAATCACAGACGCTATGTGAAGTCCAGAGATGACAGCCAGTTAAACGGAGATAAGACTTCTCTACAG AGCCCCAGCAAGGAATGTGAGCCGTACCGCAGCAATGACAAGCCAATTGCTCCATGTGGTGCTATCGCCAATAGCCTCTTCAATG ACACTCTGGATCTCTATTACATTGACCCCAATGGCTCCAGAACCGCAATTCCTCTGGTAAAGAAGGGTATTGCATGGTGGACGGACAAGCATGTCAAATTCAGGAACCCCAGTGGAAACAACAACCTCACTGTAGTTTTCCAAG GCACAAGCAAACCTGTGAACTGGAGAAAGCCTGTCTTTGAGCTGGACCCATCAGACTCTGACAACAATGGCTTCATCAATGAGGATTTCATTGTGTGGATGAGGACCGCTGCCCTGCCCACCTTCCGCAAGCTGTACCGCATCATCCAGAAGAAGCCCAACAACATGACCCCCACGCTGCCCCGAGGAGAATACATCCTGGAGGTCACCTACA ATTACCCCGTGCGGAGCTTCGATGGGAGGAAGCGCATGATCCTGAGCACCATCTCCTGGATGGGTGGCAAAAACCCCTTCCTGGGTATTGCTTACATCACTGTGGGCTCTGTCTGCTTCTGCCTGGGCTTAGTCCTCCTCGGCATCCACTACAGATATGGCAAACGTAACAACAGTGCAGATATTTCCAGCTGA
- the LOC129811478 gene encoding cytochrome c oxidase subunit 7A2, mitochondrial-like, giving the protein MYRQLMSLRQLSSRTISSSARRQVDNMVKEKQKLFQADNGIPVHLKGGAKDAILYRATMALTVFGSGFVVYELLNAAMPKKA; this is encoded by the exons ATGTACAGACAACTTATG AGTCTTCGGCAGCTGTCCAGCCGGACTATCTCCAGTAGTGCCCGCAGACAAGTTGACAACATGGTCAAGGAGAAGCAGAAGCTGTTCCAG GCAGATAACGGCATACCAGTCCATCTGAAGGGAGGAGCCAAGGATGCTATTCTGTACAGGGCAACGATGGCCCTTACAGTCTTTG GAAGTGGATTTGTCGTCTACGAACTCCTCAATGCAGCAATGCCGAAGAAGGCATGA